One window of Dysidea avara chromosome 11, odDysAvar1.4, whole genome shotgun sequence genomic DNA carries:
- the LOC136239090 gene encoding adenomatous polyposis coli protein-like isoform X4: MIDTMSYSHYWCQKPMSRCLADHRHGRTSYDPSERSTYDKETAKYLLSSQRQSHALSDSGLSTIHVDSDHTGVSSRYSSESHHSRKKVVHSPSTELGSGSMTHSSEESKAPYSYLPPFSNPLDRSISQDDNTMMQTPEDNIAAALALGTQRDPYALTLSQPLSAFYDPVGTYPTLSQPNEDRYNAQFEYHSSKPDSPYASSSENSSMASSYCNQLRSGPASEASFSGYSASSRSTVSSASSRGSNYHRLPRPPSMASSADNNSVGGPKRSHSGRSSDFRPDLRMMPHHRPRHASSYDDDSASSTSFSDIYHHQRMPNSYYPHYEPEMAKSGRQRHVSLEDKHKKGHRRSKSTGKQKGEEEECVLKLDMVLSILSLFTTKEQSDFEKVRLLSAMSQSATTCSILRQSGCINMLLDILHNWAAKEDPSHLMIRQSAGEILRTIVEYGSDPKRRKYELSVLKYLERLRIHSDELFGFLVRIKSGTPINEIEVESLQHTCETLFPPILKKLSAKSYEKKDYRPAILNLGGLQAAAELLVVNYRLSTAVKGDTLSQKLVTHSVTVVTVILNILVNLTYGDLKNKANLCCIPDFLTALVYHIRGGSEPVIANSAQILRNLSWRATQEIKDALAQCYAIVGLVEVAEKVVKESSIQHITSALWNLSAHSVRNREEICKCPKALPMLVKYLTYNSPSGSSAVVENVGGILRNISAVIMQEEEFRQKLRDSGCLPKLVQHLKSKNKVVLANACGILWNISARCPEDQKILWNLGCIPLLDVLKSSQHRNVAEYASKALRNLLAYGKTNGLTSQSDITAYGHNTRRSLYKRMSSAAHVVIAPKPHTPRDSEAAGLSQRSRSTGFPRTRSDASTSNTAVVPRNSQSTDRDVPKPIQRSDMGNFSLSQPSGPYVQYYDNEVAPPEMQDHYNQVAHSVQHINAVPSSYHDGSNAADHASKAKRNDPKRKRQKNVKSRVRYATSSTDPDNDFLSVSQTNFSEMPSATSFYNGMSHDFTDSYPNTNNNGDNGQVSFAGEGEAEEVLEQNGLVDSEDDDDRFLSRQHAYAYSFHSPHQTHASSEASMPVRPISANRPGSASSVKLAAKYTPVRRNSGPYSQSPTKGERNSYEFESELPHSTASQESYSQQNSQDTIVGLHQPSRLSLSNSSQTDRGGSDPKISDKTELPSTTEQSKKWLGVLRLPVQKSRKPKRTSQHTNDPAEDMKFTDL; this comes from the exons ATGATTGACACCATGAGCTATTCTCATTACTGGTGCCAGAAGCCTATGTCTAGATGCTTG GCTGATCACAGGCATGGACGCACAAGTTATGACCCTTCAGAGAGGAGCACTTATGACAAAGAAACTGCTAAGTATTTATTATCCTCACAGCGGCAATCTCATGCCCTAAGTGACAGTGGTTTGAGTACAATTCATGTTGACAGTGACCACACCGGAGTGTCATCGCGGTATAGCAGTGAATCTCATCACAGTAGAAAGAAAGTAGTTCATAGTCCAAGTACAGAACTGGGGTCTGGTTCAATGACTCACTCGTCGGAAGAGAGTAAAGCTCCTTACAGTTATTTACCGCCATTTTCAAATCCTCTTGACCGGTCCATATCTCAGGATGACAACACTATGATGCAAACACCTGAAGATAATATTGCTGCAGCACTAGCACTGGGCACCCAGCGAGATCCTTATGCTCTTACCTTAAGCCAACCATTGTCAGCTTTCTACGATCCTGTTGGTACCTACCCAACCTTATCCCAACCCAACGAAGACAGATATAATGCTCAGTTTGAGTACCACAGTAGCAAGCCTGATTCACCTTATGCTTCCAGTAGTGAGAATAGTAGCATGGCTTCATCTTATTGTAACCAGTTACGATCTGGGCCAGCTAGTGAGGCATCATTCTCTGGCTATTCTGCAAGCAGTCGATCGACTGTATCATCAGCTTCCAGCAGAGGTTCTAACTACCACCGATTACCAAGACCACCGTCTATGGCTAGTTCAGCTGACAACAATAGTGTTGGGGGTCCAAAGCGGTCTCATTCCGGGCGTAGCAGTGACTTTAGACCAGACCTTCGTATGATGCCTCACCATCGACCACGACATGCTTCATCTTATGATGATGATTCTGCCTCTTCTACTTCCTTCAGTGATATTTACCACCATCAACGTATGCCCAATTCCTACTACCCACACTATGAGCCAGAGATGGCTAAGAGTGGCCGACAGAGGCACGTGTCCTTGGAGGACAAGCATAAGAAGGGTCATCGAAGAAGCAAGAGTACTGGCAAACAGAAGGGAGAGGAAGAGGAGTGTGTTCTTAAGTTGGACATGGTGTTATCAATCTTATCTCTCTTCACAACTAAAGAGCAATCTGATTTTGAGAAAGTTAGACTGTTGTCGGCAATGTCTCAGTCGGCTACTACCTGTAGTATTCTCCGCCAGTCAGGCTGCATCAATATGTTGTTGGATATTCTGCACAACTGGGCTGCTAAGGAAGACCCTAGCCACCTAATGATCAGACAAAGTGCTGGTGAAATTCTCCGCACCATTGTAGAATACGGAAGTGATCCCAAAAGGAGAAAATATGAACTAAGTGTTTTAAAGTACCTGGAGAGATTGCGTATTCATTCAGATGAACTGTTTGGCTTTCTTGTGCGCATCAAAAGTGGTACTCCCATCAATGAGATTGAAGTAGAAAGCTTGCAGCACACTTGTGAAACACTGTTTCCACCAATACTTAAAAAACTTAGTGCAAAGTCTTATGAAAAGAAAGATTACCGTCCGGCGATCTTGAATCTCGGTGGATTGCAAGCTGCTGCAGAACTTTTAGTTGTCAATTATCGTTTGTCAACAGCAGTCAAGGGTGATACTCTGAGCCAAAAGCTAGTCACTCACTCTGTAACAGTTGTCACTGTCATACTTAATATACTTGTCAATCTTACATATGGAGATCTGAAGAACAAGGCCAACCTGTGTTGTATCCCAGACTTTCTGACAGCTTTAGTCTATCACATTCGAGGAGGCAGTGAGCCAGTCATTGCCAACTCTGCCCAGATTCTTCGTAACCTTTCATGGAGAGCCACCCAAGAGATCAAAGATGCTCTGGCCCAGTGTTATGCTATTGTTGGACTGGTTGAAGTGGCAGAAAAAGTTGTCAAAGAGTCTAGTATCCAGCACATCACTAGTGCTCTTTGGAACCTCTCAGCTCATTCAGTACGCAACAGAGAGGAGATCTGTAAGTGTCCAAAGGCTCTCCCAATGTTAGTCAAGTATCTCACCTACAACAGCCCATCTGGGTCCAGTGCTGTAGTAGAAAATGTTGGGGGCATCCTCCGCAACATATCAGCTGTCATTATGCAAGAAGAAGAGTTTCGTCAGAAGTTAAGAGACAGTGGATGTCTGCCAAAACTTGTTCAACATCTCAAGTCAAAGAATAAAGTTGTTTTAGCTAATGCTTGTGGCATCTTATGGAACATTTCAGCACGATGCCCAGAAGATCAGAAAATCTTGTGGAATCTTGGCTGTATCCCACTGCTTGATGTACTAAAGAGCTCCCAACATAGAAATGTTGCTGAATATGCTAGCAAAGCTCTCAGAAATCTCCTTGCTTATGGTAAGACCAATGGCCTCACCAGTCAGTCAGACATAACTGCTTATGGACACAACACCAGACGAAGTCTGTACAAGAGAATGTCATCAGCTGCTCATGTGGTGATTGCTCCCAAACCTCACACTCCTCGTGACTCTGAAGCTGCTGGTCTGAGCCAACGTAGTCGATCAACAGGCTTTCCTAGAACCAGATCTGATGCTTCCACTTCTAACACTGCTGTGGTGCCCAGGAATTCTCAGTCTACCGATCGAGATGTTCCTAAACCTATACAACGGTCTGACATGGGGAACTTTAGTCTCAGCCAACCATCAGGACCATATGTTCAGTACTATGACAATGAGGTGGCTCCACCAGAGATGCAAGACCATTACAATCAAGTAGCTCATTCTGTTCAGCACATCAATGCTGTACCATCCAGCTATCACGATGGATCCAATGCTGCTGACCATGCAAGCAAGGCTAAGAGAAATGACCCAAAGAGAAAGAGACAAAAAAATGTGAAGTCACGTGTCCGCTACGCTACCTCCAGTACTGACCCAGATAATGACTTTCTTTCTGTGAGTCAAACCAACTTCAGCGAGATGCCATCTGCAACTAGTTTTTACAATGGCATGTCTCATGACTTTACTGACTCTTACCCCAACACTAACAACAACGGAGACAATGGGCAAGTGAGTTTCGCTGGTGAAGGTGAGGCTGAAGAAGTATTAGAACAGAATGGACTGGTAGActctgaagatgatgatgacagATTTTTATCCAGACAACATGCATATGCTTACAGCTTTCACTCACCTCATCAGACTCATGCGTCTAGTGAAGCGAGCATGCCAGTAAGACCGATTTCAGCTAACAGACCAGGCTCTGCCAGCTCAGTGAAGTTAGCAGCAAAATACACACCAGTTCGTCGTAACAGTGGTCCTTACTCTCAGTCACCAACCAAGGGAGAGAGGAATAGTTACGAGTTTGAAAGTGAGCTACCTCATTCTACTGCTTCACAAGAAAGTTACTCACAGCAAAACAGCCAAGACACCATTGTAGGCTTACACCAACCATCTAGGCTATCTCTTTCCAACAGTTCCCAAACAGATCGGGGTGGCAGTGATCCCAAAATTTCCGATAAAACTGAACTACCATCAACAACTGAACAATCAAAGAAATGGTTAGGAGTTTTACGTTTACCCGTGCAAAAGAGTAGAAAACCTAAAAGAACAAGCCAGCACACAAACGATCCAGCTGAGGACATGAAATTCACTGACTTATAA
- the LOC136239090 gene encoding adenomatous polyposis coli protein-like isoform X2: MYQNHVRVKPTPVAYHRLTPENIAMLEQERDTLVHQHKEFKANTDYYRKELTKLIEEKNYYESDSQEFNELHVKMTRLMQEMQANLGSQEDINRMEEHRLARINQIDRLVQQAQQFHADHRHGRTSYDPSERSTYDKETAKYLLSSQRQSHALSDSGLSTIHVDSDHTGVSSRYSSESHHSRKKVVHSPSTELGSGSMTHSSEESKAPYSYLPPFSNPLDRSISQDDNTMMQTPEDNIAAALALGTQRDPYALTLSQPLSAFYDPVGTYPTLSQPNEDRYNAQFEYHSSKPDSPYASSSENSSMASSYCNQLRSGPASEASFSGYSASSRSTVSSASSRGSNYHRLPRPPSMASSADNNSVGGPKRSHSGRSSDFRPDLRMMPHHRPRHASSYDDDSASSTSFSDIYHHQRMPNSYYPHYEPEMAKSGRQRHVSLEDKHKKGHRRSKSTGKQKGEEEECVLKLDMVLSILSLFTTKEQSDFEKVRLLSAMSQSATTCSILRQSGCINMLLDILHNWAAKEDPSHLMIRQSAGEILRTIVEYGSDPKRRKYELSVLKYLERLRIHSDELFGFLVRIKSGTPINEIEVESLQHTCETLFPPILKKLSAKSYEKKDYRPAILNLGGLQAAAELLVVNYRLSTAVKGDTLSQKLVTHSVTVVTVILNILVNLTYGDLKNKANLCCIPDFLTALVYHIRGGSEPVIANSAQILRNLSWRATQEIKDALAQCYAIVGLVEVAEKVVKESSIQHITSALWNLSAHSVRNREEICKCPKALPMLVKYLTYNSPSGSSAVVENVGGILRNISAVIMQEEEFRQKLRDSGCLPKLVQHLKSKNKVVLANACGILWNISARCPEDQKILWNLGCIPLLDVLKSSQHRNVAEYASKALRNLLAYGKTNGLTSQSDITAYGHNTRRSLYKRMSSAAHVVIAPKPHTPRDSEAAGLSQRSRSTGFPRTRSDASTSNTAVVPRNSQSTDRDVPKPIQRSDMGNFSLSQPSGPYVQYYDNEVAPPEMQDHYNQVAHSVQHINAVPSSYHDGSNAADHASKAKRNDPKRKRQKNVKSRVRYATSSTDPDNDFLSVSQTNFSEMPSATSFYNGMSHDFTDSYPNTNNNGDNGQVSFAGEGEAEEVLEQNGLVDSEDDDDRFLSRQHAYAYSFHSPHQTHASSEASMPVRPISANRPGSASSVKLAAKYTPVRRNSGPYSQSPTKGERNSYEFESELPHSTASQESYSQQNSQDTIVGLHQPSRLSLSNSSQTDRGGSDPKISDKTELPSTTEQSKKWLGVLRLPVQKSRKPKRTSQHTNDPAEDMKFTDL, translated from the coding sequence GCTGATCACAGGCATGGACGCACAAGTTATGACCCTTCAGAGAGGAGCACTTATGACAAAGAAACTGCTAAGTATTTATTATCCTCACAGCGGCAATCTCATGCCCTAAGTGACAGTGGTTTGAGTACAATTCATGTTGACAGTGACCACACCGGAGTGTCATCGCGGTATAGCAGTGAATCTCATCACAGTAGAAAGAAAGTAGTTCATAGTCCAAGTACAGAACTGGGGTCTGGTTCAATGACTCACTCGTCGGAAGAGAGTAAAGCTCCTTACAGTTATTTACCGCCATTTTCAAATCCTCTTGACCGGTCCATATCTCAGGATGACAACACTATGATGCAAACACCTGAAGATAATATTGCTGCAGCACTAGCACTGGGCACCCAGCGAGATCCTTATGCTCTTACCTTAAGCCAACCATTGTCAGCTTTCTACGATCCTGTTGGTACCTACCCAACCTTATCCCAACCCAACGAAGACAGATATAATGCTCAGTTTGAGTACCACAGTAGCAAGCCTGATTCACCTTATGCTTCCAGTAGTGAGAATAGTAGCATGGCTTCATCTTATTGTAACCAGTTACGATCTGGGCCAGCTAGTGAGGCATCATTCTCTGGCTATTCTGCAAGCAGTCGATCGACTGTATCATCAGCTTCCAGCAGAGGTTCTAACTACCACCGATTACCAAGACCACCGTCTATGGCTAGTTCAGCTGACAACAATAGTGTTGGGGGTCCAAAGCGGTCTCATTCCGGGCGTAGCAGTGACTTTAGACCAGACCTTCGTATGATGCCTCACCATCGACCACGACATGCTTCATCTTATGATGATGATTCTGCCTCTTCTACTTCCTTCAGTGATATTTACCACCATCAACGTATGCCCAATTCCTACTACCCACACTATGAGCCAGAGATGGCTAAGAGTGGCCGACAGAGGCACGTGTCCTTGGAGGACAAGCATAAGAAGGGTCATCGAAGAAGCAAGAGTACTGGCAAACAGAAGGGAGAGGAAGAGGAGTGTGTTCTTAAGTTGGACATGGTGTTATCAATCTTATCTCTCTTCACAACTAAAGAGCAATCTGATTTTGAGAAAGTTAGACTGTTGTCGGCAATGTCTCAGTCGGCTACTACCTGTAGTATTCTCCGCCAGTCAGGCTGCATCAATATGTTGTTGGATATTCTGCACAACTGGGCTGCTAAGGAAGACCCTAGCCACCTAATGATCAGACAAAGTGCTGGTGAAATTCTCCGCACCATTGTAGAATACGGAAGTGATCCCAAAAGGAGAAAATATGAACTAAGTGTTTTAAAGTACCTGGAGAGATTGCGTATTCATTCAGATGAACTGTTTGGCTTTCTTGTGCGCATCAAAAGTGGTACTCCCATCAATGAGATTGAAGTAGAAAGCTTGCAGCACACTTGTGAAACACTGTTTCCACCAATACTTAAAAAACTTAGTGCAAAGTCTTATGAAAAGAAAGATTACCGTCCGGCGATCTTGAATCTCGGTGGATTGCAAGCTGCTGCAGAACTTTTAGTTGTCAATTATCGTTTGTCAACAGCAGTCAAGGGTGATACTCTGAGCCAAAAGCTAGTCACTCACTCTGTAACAGTTGTCACTGTCATACTTAATATACTTGTCAATCTTACATATGGAGATCTGAAGAACAAGGCCAACCTGTGTTGTATCCCAGACTTTCTGACAGCTTTAGTCTATCACATTCGAGGAGGCAGTGAGCCAGTCATTGCCAACTCTGCCCAGATTCTTCGTAACCTTTCATGGAGAGCCACCCAAGAGATCAAAGATGCTCTGGCCCAGTGTTATGCTATTGTTGGACTGGTTGAAGTGGCAGAAAAAGTTGTCAAAGAGTCTAGTATCCAGCACATCACTAGTGCTCTTTGGAACCTCTCAGCTCATTCAGTACGCAACAGAGAGGAGATCTGTAAGTGTCCAAAGGCTCTCCCAATGTTAGTCAAGTATCTCACCTACAACAGCCCATCTGGGTCCAGTGCTGTAGTAGAAAATGTTGGGGGCATCCTCCGCAACATATCAGCTGTCATTATGCAAGAAGAAGAGTTTCGTCAGAAGTTAAGAGACAGTGGATGTCTGCCAAAACTTGTTCAACATCTCAAGTCAAAGAATAAAGTTGTTTTAGCTAATGCTTGTGGCATCTTATGGAACATTTCAGCACGATGCCCAGAAGATCAGAAAATCTTGTGGAATCTTGGCTGTATCCCACTGCTTGATGTACTAAAGAGCTCCCAACATAGAAATGTTGCTGAATATGCTAGCAAAGCTCTCAGAAATCTCCTTGCTTATGGTAAGACCAATGGCCTCACCAGTCAGTCAGACATAACTGCTTATGGACACAACACCAGACGAAGTCTGTACAAGAGAATGTCATCAGCTGCTCATGTGGTGATTGCTCCCAAACCTCACACTCCTCGTGACTCTGAAGCTGCTGGTCTGAGCCAACGTAGTCGATCAACAGGCTTTCCTAGAACCAGATCTGATGCTTCCACTTCTAACACTGCTGTGGTGCCCAGGAATTCTCAGTCTACCGATCGAGATGTTCCTAAACCTATACAACGGTCTGACATGGGGAACTTTAGTCTCAGCCAACCATCAGGACCATATGTTCAGTACTATGACAATGAGGTGGCTCCACCAGAGATGCAAGACCATTACAATCAAGTAGCTCATTCTGTTCAGCACATCAATGCTGTACCATCCAGCTATCACGATGGATCCAATGCTGCTGACCATGCAAGCAAGGCTAAGAGAAATGACCCAAAGAGAAAGAGACAAAAAAATGTGAAGTCACGTGTCCGCTACGCTACCTCCAGTACTGACCCAGATAATGACTTTCTTTCTGTGAGTCAAACCAACTTCAGCGAGATGCCATCTGCAACTAGTTTTTACAATGGCATGTCTCATGACTTTACTGACTCTTACCCCAACACTAACAACAACGGAGACAATGGGCAAGTGAGTTTCGCTGGTGAAGGTGAGGCTGAAGAAGTATTAGAACAGAATGGACTGGTAGActctgaagatgatgatgacagATTTTTATCCAGACAACATGCATATGCTTACAGCTTTCACTCACCTCATCAGACTCATGCGTCTAGTGAAGCGAGCATGCCAGTAAGACCGATTTCAGCTAACAGACCAGGCTCTGCCAGCTCAGTGAAGTTAGCAGCAAAATACACACCAGTTCGTCGTAACAGTGGTCCTTACTCTCAGTCACCAACCAAGGGAGAGAGGAATAGTTACGAGTTTGAAAGTGAGCTACCTCATTCTACTGCTTCACAAGAAAGTTACTCACAGCAAAACAGCCAAGACACCATTGTAGGCTTACACCAACCATCTAGGCTATCTCTTTCCAACAGTTCCCAAACAGATCGGGGTGGCAGTGATCCCAAAATTTCCGATAAAACTGAACTACCATCAACAACTGAACAATCAAAGAAATGGTTAGGAGTTTTACGTTTACCCGTGCAAAAGAGTAGAAAACCTAAAAGAACAAGCCAGCACACAAACGATCCAGCTGAGGACATGAAATTCACTGACTTATAA
- the LOC136239090 gene encoding adenomatous polyposis coli protein-like isoform X3, whose protein sequence is MPEKPSKDKDLGQKFNELHVKMTRLMQEMQANLGSQEDINRMEEHRLARINQIDRLVQQAQQFHADHRHGRTSYDPSERSTYDKETAKYLLSSQRQSHALSDSGLSTIHVDSDHTGVSSRYSSESHHSRKKVVHSPSTELGSGSMTHSSEESKAPYSYLPPFSNPLDRSISQDDNTMMQTPEDNIAAALALGTQRDPYALTLSQPLSAFYDPVGTYPTLSQPNEDRYNAQFEYHSSKPDSPYASSSENSSMASSYCNQLRSGPASEASFSGYSASSRSTVSSASSRGSNYHRLPRPPSMASSADNNSVGGPKRSHSGRSSDFRPDLRMMPHHRPRHASSYDDDSASSTSFSDIYHHQRMPNSYYPHYEPEMAKSGRQRHVSLEDKHKKGHRRSKSTGKQKGEEEECVLKLDMVLSILSLFTTKEQSDFEKVRLLSAMSQSATTCSILRQSGCINMLLDILHNWAAKEDPSHLMIRQSAGEILRTIVEYGSDPKRRKYELSVLKYLERLRIHSDELFGFLVRIKSGTPINEIEVESLQHTCETLFPPILKKLSAKSYEKKDYRPAILNLGGLQAAAELLVVNYRLSTAVKGDTLSQKLVTHSVTVVTVILNILVNLTYGDLKNKANLCCIPDFLTALVYHIRGGSEPVIANSAQILRNLSWRATQEIKDALAQCYAIVGLVEVAEKVVKESSIQHITSALWNLSAHSVRNREEICKCPKALPMLVKYLTYNSPSGSSAVVENVGGILRNISAVIMQEEEFRQKLRDSGCLPKLVQHLKSKNKVVLANACGILWNISARCPEDQKILWNLGCIPLLDVLKSSQHRNVAEYASKALRNLLAYGKTNGLTSQSDITAYGHNTRRSLYKRMSSAAHVVIAPKPHTPRDSEAAGLSQRSRSTGFPRTRSDASTSNTAVVPRNSQSTDRDVPKPIQRSDMGNFSLSQPSGPYVQYYDNEVAPPEMQDHYNQVAHSVQHINAVPSSYHDGSNAADHASKAKRNDPKRKRQKNVKSRVRYATSSTDPDNDFLSVSQTNFSEMPSATSFYNGMSHDFTDSYPNTNNNGDNGQVSFAGEGEAEEVLEQNGLVDSEDDDDRFLSRQHAYAYSFHSPHQTHASSEASMPVRPISANRPGSASSVKLAAKYTPVRRNSGPYSQSPTKGERNSYEFESELPHSTASQESYSQQNSQDTIVGLHQPSRLSLSNSSQTDRGGSDPKISDKTELPSTTEQSKKWLGVLRLPVQKSRKPKRTSQHTNDPAEDMKFTDL, encoded by the coding sequence GCTGATCACAGGCATGGACGCACAAGTTATGACCCTTCAGAGAGGAGCACTTATGACAAAGAAACTGCTAAGTATTTATTATCCTCACAGCGGCAATCTCATGCCCTAAGTGACAGTGGTTTGAGTACAATTCATGTTGACAGTGACCACACCGGAGTGTCATCGCGGTATAGCAGTGAATCTCATCACAGTAGAAAGAAAGTAGTTCATAGTCCAAGTACAGAACTGGGGTCTGGTTCAATGACTCACTCGTCGGAAGAGAGTAAAGCTCCTTACAGTTATTTACCGCCATTTTCAAATCCTCTTGACCGGTCCATATCTCAGGATGACAACACTATGATGCAAACACCTGAAGATAATATTGCTGCAGCACTAGCACTGGGCACCCAGCGAGATCCTTATGCTCTTACCTTAAGCCAACCATTGTCAGCTTTCTACGATCCTGTTGGTACCTACCCAACCTTATCCCAACCCAACGAAGACAGATATAATGCTCAGTTTGAGTACCACAGTAGCAAGCCTGATTCACCTTATGCTTCCAGTAGTGAGAATAGTAGCATGGCTTCATCTTATTGTAACCAGTTACGATCTGGGCCAGCTAGTGAGGCATCATTCTCTGGCTATTCTGCAAGCAGTCGATCGACTGTATCATCAGCTTCCAGCAGAGGTTCTAACTACCACCGATTACCAAGACCACCGTCTATGGCTAGTTCAGCTGACAACAATAGTGTTGGGGGTCCAAAGCGGTCTCATTCCGGGCGTAGCAGTGACTTTAGACCAGACCTTCGTATGATGCCTCACCATCGACCACGACATGCTTCATCTTATGATGATGATTCTGCCTCTTCTACTTCCTTCAGTGATATTTACCACCATCAACGTATGCCCAATTCCTACTACCCACACTATGAGCCAGAGATGGCTAAGAGTGGCCGACAGAGGCACGTGTCCTTGGAGGACAAGCATAAGAAGGGTCATCGAAGAAGCAAGAGTACTGGCAAACAGAAGGGAGAGGAAGAGGAGTGTGTTCTTAAGTTGGACATGGTGTTATCAATCTTATCTCTCTTCACAACTAAAGAGCAATCTGATTTTGAGAAAGTTAGACTGTTGTCGGCAATGTCTCAGTCGGCTACTACCTGTAGTATTCTCCGCCAGTCAGGCTGCATCAATATGTTGTTGGATATTCTGCACAACTGGGCTGCTAAGGAAGACCCTAGCCACCTAATGATCAGACAAAGTGCTGGTGAAATTCTCCGCACCATTGTAGAATACGGAAGTGATCCCAAAAGGAGAAAATATGAACTAAGTGTTTTAAAGTACCTGGAGAGATTGCGTATTCATTCAGATGAACTGTTTGGCTTTCTTGTGCGCATCAAAAGTGGTACTCCCATCAATGAGATTGAAGTAGAAAGCTTGCAGCACACTTGTGAAACACTGTTTCCACCAATACTTAAAAAACTTAGTGCAAAGTCTTATGAAAAGAAAGATTACCGTCCGGCGATCTTGAATCTCGGTGGATTGCAAGCTGCTGCAGAACTTTTAGTTGTCAATTATCGTTTGTCAACAGCAGTCAAGGGTGATACTCTGAGCCAAAAGCTAGTCACTCACTCTGTAACAGTTGTCACTGTCATACTTAATATACTTGTCAATCTTACATATGGAGATCTGAAGAACAAGGCCAACCTGTGTTGTATCCCAGACTTTCTGACAGCTTTAGTCTATCACATTCGAGGAGGCAGTGAGCCAGTCATTGCCAACTCTGCCCAGATTCTTCGTAACCTTTCATGGAGAGCCACCCAAGAGATCAAAGATGCTCTGGCCCAGTGTTATGCTATTGTTGGACTGGTTGAAGTGGCAGAAAAAGTTGTCAAAGAGTCTAGTATCCAGCACATCACTAGTGCTCTTTGGAACCTCTCAGCTCATTCAGTACGCAACAGAGAGGAGATCTGTAAGTGTCCAAAGGCTCTCCCAATGTTAGTCAAGTATCTCACCTACAACAGCCCATCTGGGTCCAGTGCTGTAGTAGAAAATGTTGGGGGCATCCTCCGCAACATATCAGCTGTCATTATGCAAGAAGAAGAGTTTCGTCAGAAGTTAAGAGACAGTGGATGTCTGCCAAAACTTGTTCAACATCTCAAGTCAAAGAATAAAGTTGTTTTAGCTAATGCTTGTGGCATCTTATGGAACATTTCAGCACGATGCCCAGAAGATCAGAAAATCTTGTGGAATCTTGGCTGTATCCCACTGCTTGATGTACTAAAGAGCTCCCAACATAGAAATGTTGCTGAATATGCTAGCAAAGCTCTCAGAAATCTCCTTGCTTATGGTAAGACCAATGGCCTCACCAGTCAGTCAGACATAACTGCTTATGGACACAACACCAGACGAAGTCTGTACAAGAGAATGTCATCAGCTGCTCATGTGGTGATTGCTCCCAAACCTCACACTCCTCGTGACTCTGAAGCTGCTGGTCTGAGCCAACGTAGTCGATCAACAGGCTTTCCTAGAACCAGATCTGATGCTTCCACTTCTAACACTGCTGTGGTGCCCAGGAATTCTCAGTCTACCGATCGAGATGTTCCTAAACCTATACAACGGTCTGACATGGGGAACTTTAGTCTCAGCCAACCATCAGGACCATATGTTCAGTACTATGACAATGAGGTGGCTCCACCAGAGATGCAAGACCATTACAATCAAGTAGCTCATTCTGTTCAGCACATCAATGCTGTACCATCCAGCTATCACGATGGATCCAATGCTGCTGACCATGCAAGCAAGGCTAAGAGAAATGACCCAAAGAGAAAGAGACAAAAAAATGTGAAGTCACGTGTCCGCTACGCTACCTCCAGTACTGACCCAGATAATGACTTTCTTTCTGTGAGTCAAACCAACTTCAGCGAGATGCCATCTGCAACTAGTTTTTACAATGGCATGTCTCATGACTTTACTGACTCTTACCCCAACACTAACAACAACGGAGACAATGGGCAAGTGAGTTTCGCTGGTGAAGGTGAGGCTGAAGAAGTATTAGAACAGAATGGACTGGTAGActctgaagatgatgatgacagATTTTTATCCAGACAACATGCATATGCTTACAGCTTTCACTCACCTCATCAGACTCATGCGTCTAGTGAAGCGAGCATGCCAGTAAGACCGATTTCAGCTAACAGACCAGGCTCTGCCAGCTCAGTGAAGTTAGCAGCAAAATACACACCAGTTCGTCGTAACAGTGGTCCTTACTCTCAGTCACCAACCAAGGGAGAGAGGAATAGTTACGAGTTTGAAAGTGAGCTACCTCATTCTACTGCTTCACAAGAAAGTTACTCACAGCAAAACAGCCAAGACACCATTGTAGGCTTACACCAACCATCTAGGCTATCTCTTTCCAACAGTTCCCAAACAGATCGGGGTGGCAGTGATCCCAAAATTTCCGATAAAACTGAACTACCATCAACAACTGAACAATCAAAGAAATGGTTAGGAGTTTTACGTTTACCCGTGCAAAAGAGTAGAAAACCTAAAAGAACAAGCCAGCACACAAACGATCCAGCTGAGGACATGAAATTCACTGACTTATAA